In the Arachis ipaensis cultivar K30076 chromosome B10, Araip1.1, whole genome shotgun sequence genome, one interval contains:
- the LOC107621856 gene encoding uncharacterized protein LOC107621856 (The sequence of the model RefSeq protein was modified relative to this genomic sequence to represent the inferred CDS: added 57 bases not found in genome assembly), which yields MEITRSSSFLIILLVFVSSLVETNAYYYKNCYAGRCNGKYIRCPEECPSSESNDPKAKVCQIDCDKPTCNAVCRQRKPNCNAPGSGCYDPRFIGGDGRVFYFHGKSNQHFSLISDSNLQINARFIGHRPAGRARDYTWIQALGILFNSQTFSVEATKAAQWTDTVDHLMLTYNGDSIALTEGTLSTWHSPSKDVKVERVASKNNVIVTLENVAEILVNVVPITKEDDRIHNYQVPNDDCFAHLEVQFRFFSLSPKVDGVLGKTYRLDFENPAKPGVAMPVVGGEDSYKTTSLLSHDCASCLFSQESSAERDASTKMITELDTLDCTKFSYGLGIVCKK from the exons ATGGAAATCACCAGAAGTAGTTCTTTCCTAATCATTTTGCTAGTGTTTGTTTCAAGTTTGGTGGAGACAAATGCATATTATTATAAGAATTGTTATGCAGGGCGTTGCAATGGAAAATATATAAGGTGCCCAGAAGAGTGCCCAAGCAGTGAATCGAATGATCCCAAGGCTAAGGTTTGTCAAATTGATTGCGACAAACCCACATGCAATGCTGTTTGTAGAC AGCGCAAACCAAACTGCAATGCACCTGGATCAGGATGCTATGATCCTCGATTCATCGGTGGAGATGGAAGAGTGTTCTACTTCCATGGAAAGAGCAATCAGCACTTCAGTCTCATCTCTGATTCCAACCTTCAAATCAATGCTCGCTTCATCGGACACAGGCCAGCCGGCAGAGCCCGCGACTACACCTGGATCCAGGCTCTTGGCATCCTGTTCAACTCTCAAACCTTCTCAGTCGAAGCCACCAAGGCGGCCCAATGGACCGATACCGTTGACCACCTTATGT CGCCGTCAAAAGACGTGAAAGTCGAGAGAGTAGCCAGCAAGAACAACGTCATAGTAACACTGGAGAATGTTGCTGAGATTCTTGTCAATGTTGTGCCGATAACCAAGGAAGATGATAGAATTCACAACTATCAAGTGCCTAATGATGATTGCTTTGCTCACTTGGAAGTTCAGTTTAGATTCTTCAGTTTGTCCCCGAAAGTTGACGGTGTTCTTGGAAAGACTTACAGGCTGGATTTCGAGAACCCGGCGAAGCCAGGTGTCGCGATGCCGGTCGTTGGCGGAGAAGACAGTTACAAGACAACGTCATTGCTTTCTCATGATTGTgcttcttgtttgttctctcaAGAAAGCTCTGCTGAGAGAGATGCTTCTACTAAAATGATTACCGAATTGGACACACTTGATTGCACCAAGTTTTCTTATGGATTGGGAATCGTTTGCAAGAAATGA